From Yersinia hibernica, a single genomic window includes:
- a CDS encoding methionine ABC transporter permease, with amino-acid sequence MIETAITLEQFIQALYDTLVMVSISLVIGSLIGIPLGILLVVTRPGGLIKNRTFYNILNPIINIIRSLPFIILMVAIIPLTRLIVNTTIGTPGAIVPLIIFIAPYIGRLVENSLLDVNPGILEAAKSMGATPLQAIWYFLLPEALSSLILALTTATIGLIGATAMAGTVGGGGIGDLAITYGYQRFDTFVTVTTAIVLIITVQLIQSLGNLFARKIRRE; translated from the coding sequence ATGATCGAAACCGCAATTACGTTAGAGCAATTTATCCAAGCGCTATATGACACCTTGGTCATGGTCAGTATTTCATTGGTGATCGGTTCTCTTATTGGTATTCCTTTAGGAATTTTACTGGTGGTGACCCGGCCGGGCGGATTAATTAAGAATCGTACTTTTTATAATATTCTTAATCCCATTATCAATATCATCCGATCACTGCCATTTATTATTCTGATGGTCGCAATTATTCCGCTCACCCGTCTAATTGTGAACACCACAATAGGAACGCCGGGCGCGATTGTGCCGCTGATTATTTTTATCGCACCGTATATTGGCCGCCTGGTGGAAAACTCACTGTTGGATGTAAACCCCGGTATTCTGGAAGCAGCAAAATCAATGGGGGCAACACCGCTACAAGCAATTTGGTATTTCTTGCTGCCCGAAGCACTGTCGTCATTAATATTGGCGCTGACCACTGCAACTATTGGCCTGATTGGTGCAACGGCAATGGCGGGGACTGTCGGGGGCGGTGGGATTGGTGATCTCGCTATTACTTATGGCTATCAGCGTTTTGATACTTTTGTCACCGTCACTACCGCCATTGTATTAATTATCACTGTACAACTCATCCAGTCGCTGGGTAATTTATTTGCTCGTAAAATTCGCCGCGAATAA
- a CDS encoding methyl-accepting chemotaxis protein — translation MLKTTQARFTLLVSAFFIFLLIITVVVIQLFVTPQLKQSESTIISNSVDQIATAITAQMNKVEAQARSITQAVAIMDSNTIDLLLPGLVDQYGDSNVFGGGIWPLPNTREQGVIKFSTFFARNGENKLTVNTHWNSPESQNYFEQPWYKDGLNAPKGFCAWAKAYQDDASPQPRTNCAMAIYKDDAVYGVSTIDVTLGFFNRLVKEMEQRVNGTILIVEADGKIVGSSALADGKAELKNLADFANSSPMAAETQRILAQMKDQKSLESEFDVDGTSHTLFIRPIANSPWYLVTDLPTSLLVKQSHSILMHLGLVQIPIMLLLLLFLVFSIRVFMKRLAVLKENITALSAGGADLTQRLPQSTSPEFNAINQSFNDFIDYLQQMMRQVGESSLAIASASRQIASGNLDLSARTEDQASSIEQTAASMDELTSTVKQNADNASHANQLAMEASNVAVKGSTVVKKVVDTMGSINHSSKKIVDIISVIDSIAFQTNILALNAAVEAARAGEQGRGFAVVASEVRNLAQRSATSAREIKKLIEDSVSDIAIGTNLVADAGTTMDDLMNGVSNVAALMNEIMASSQEQSLGIEQVNLAINQLDNSTQQNAALVEQVAAAAQAMQDQTLQLESVISGFKV, via the coding sequence ATGCTAAAAACCACTCAAGCCCGATTTACCTTACTCGTTAGTGCGTTTTTCATTTTCTTGCTGATAATCACCGTGGTGGTTATTCAGCTTTTTGTGACACCACAACTCAAACAATCTGAAAGCACCATTATTAGCAATAGCGTCGACCAAATCGCAACGGCAATAACGGCGCAAATGAATAAAGTGGAAGCACAAGCCCGCAGTATTACGCAGGCTGTTGCCATCATGGACAGTAATACCATCGACTTATTATTGCCGGGGTTGGTAGATCAATATGGTGACAGTAATGTCTTTGGTGGTGGGATTTGGCCATTGCCCAATACACGCGAGCAAGGGGTGATTAAATTCAGCACTTTCTTCGCACGCAATGGGGAAAATAAGTTAACGGTTAATACTCATTGGAATTCACCCGAGTCGCAAAATTATTTTGAACAACCATGGTACAAAGATGGCTTAAATGCGCCCAAAGGCTTCTGTGCTTGGGCTAAAGCCTATCAGGATGATGCCAGCCCGCAACCGAGAACCAACTGCGCGATGGCGATTTATAAAGATGACGCAGTGTATGGCGTCTCTACTATTGATGTCACTTTAGGTTTCTTTAACCGCTTGGTTAAAGAGATGGAACAGCGGGTGAATGGCACCATCCTGATTGTTGAAGCTGACGGTAAAATTGTCGGCAGCAGCGCCTTAGCCGATGGCAAAGCTGAATTAAAAAATCTGGCCGATTTTGCCAATAGCTCGCCGATGGCCGCAGAAACACAGCGGATATTGGCGCAGATGAAAGACCAGAAATCGCTGGAAAGTGAATTTGACGTCGATGGCACTTCCCACACCCTGTTTATCCGCCCAATCGCCAATAGCCCGTGGTATTTGGTCACTGACCTGCCCACCAGCTTATTGGTCAAACAGAGTCACAGCATTCTGATGCACTTGGGGTTAGTGCAGATCCCCATCATGTTGTTATTGCTGCTGTTCTTGGTGTTCTCTATCCGCGTATTTATGAAACGCTTGGCAGTGTTGAAAGAGAATATCACCGCGCTGTCAGCGGGAGGAGCTGACTTAACCCAGCGCTTGCCACAAAGCACTAGCCCGGAGTTCAATGCCATTAACCAGAGTTTCAACGATTTTATCGACTATTTGCAGCAAATGATGCGGCAGGTCGGTGAAAGCAGTTTGGCGATTGCATCGGCATCGCGCCAAATTGCCAGTGGTAATCTGGATTTATCTGCGCGGACCGAAGATCAAGCCAGTTCCATTGAGCAAACCGCGGCTTCAATGGATGAACTGACCAGCACGGTGAAACAAAATGCGGATAACGCCAGCCATGCTAACCAACTGGCGATGGAAGCATCAAATGTGGCAGTAAAAGGCAGTACAGTGGTGAAGAAAGTGGTGGACACCATGGGGTCAATCAACCACTCATCGAAGAAAATCGTCGATATTATCAGTGTAATTGACAGCATTGCTTTCCAAACTAATATTCTGGCGCTGAATGCCGCAGTAGAAGCTGCCAGAGCCGGGGAGCAAGGGCGTGGCTTTGCGGTGGTGGCCTCTGAGGTGCGTAATTTAGCGCAGCGCTCCGCAACATCTGCCCGTGAGATTAAAAAGCTGATTGAAGATTCGGTGTCCGATATAGCGATTGGGACGAATTTAGTGGCGGATGCGGGCACCACAATGGATGACTTGATGAATGGGGTTTCCAATGTAGCGGCGTTAATGAATGAGATAATGGCATCCAGCCAAGAGCAAAGTCTGGGTATCGAGCAGGTTAATCTGGCGATTAATCAGTTAGATAACTCAACACAGCAAAATGCGGCGCTGGTGGAGCAGGTGGCAGCAGCGGCTCAGGCGATGCAGGATCAAACTTTGCAATTGGAAAGTGTGATTAGCGGCTTTAAGGTTTAA
- a CDS encoding NADPH-dependent FMN reductase — MSQQSLKIVTLLGSLRSGSYNAMVARALPKLAPSGVSIEALPTIGDIPLYDADVQQEDGFPAAVLAIAEQIRQADGVIIVTPEYNYSVPGGLKNAIDWLSRLPHQPLANKPVAIQTSSMGPIGGARCQYHLRQILVFLEAMVMNKPEFMGGVIQSKVDEQTKELTDQATLDFLAKQLAAFATYIERVQVK, encoded by the coding sequence ATGTCACAGCAATCCCTTAAAATCGTTACTCTATTGGGTAGCCTGCGCAGTGGTTCCTACAATGCTATGGTGGCACGCGCGTTGCCAAAATTAGCCCCCAGCGGGGTGAGCATCGAAGCCCTACCTACTATTGGCGATATTCCGCTTTATGATGCTGATGTACAGCAAGAAGATGGCTTCCCAGCGGCGGTTCTGGCGATTGCTGAGCAGATTCGCCAAGCTGATGGGGTCATTATTGTGACACCGGAATATAACTATTCAGTCCCTGGCGGGTTGAAAAATGCCATTGACTGGTTATCGCGTTTACCTCATCAGCCGCTCGCCAACAAACCCGTGGCGATTCAGACCAGCTCCATGGGGCCAATCGGAGGGGCGCGTTGCCAGTATCATCTGCGCCAGATTTTGGTTTTCCTTGAAGCTATGGTGATGAATAAACCCGAATTTATGGGCGGGGTGATTCAAAGCAAAGTCGACGAACAAACCAAAGAGCTGACAGACCAAGCAACTCTAGACTTTCTGGCCAAACAACTTGCCGCCTTTGCGACATATATTGAACGTGTCCAAGTGAAATAA
- a CDS encoding sensor histidine kinase has product MAVKITVWFILTLISTFWLGWYGLNTQQAAREADFRTIHRELSQQLAQQQAILFLALEPSQLVQLQRHFPQLVAINQMPADPSKPGQLSLHIQGGDYRLANSYSGSGLQVNAQKLLQIVGLPPHFDSLILRHQQQQLAILGHAAPESFWQWQKPLGEGAQSFTLLGYATPVWRDLPWFSALLLSLISAVALYSWHRWQQLAQYRLHAEQRAKFADQARLNAMGEIATGIAHELNQPLTATLTYNQTALRLLPPQDEKVTPLLVASVEQIKRIAALLDRLRALLSRGQINLQPLVVGDIWRRVTVLLSQEISAANVKILNTIPTNLPTLQSDPLWLEQVFHNLLSNAIHALQQTANPTIRFTIYTEAKQWVIKIEDNGPGLSHQQLDNLFTPFYTTRESGLGLGLTLCETLVQRMGGEIKASNSEYSGACFTLTFPLIAGSIDDKTHLSD; this is encoded by the coding sequence ATGGCCGTTAAAATCACTGTCTGGTTTATCCTGACCCTGATATCCACTTTCTGGCTGGGTTGGTATGGGCTGAACACACAACAAGCTGCGCGTGAGGCCGATTTTCGCACCATTCACCGCGAACTGAGCCAACAGTTGGCTCAACAACAGGCGATTTTATTTTTAGCTTTGGAACCGAGCCAATTGGTGCAATTACAGCGCCATTTCCCACAGCTGGTGGCCATAAACCAAATGCCGGCCGACCCCTCCAAACCAGGCCAACTCAGCTTACACATTCAGGGGGGGGATTACCGCTTAGCCAACTCATACAGCGGCAGTGGTTTGCAGGTTAATGCCCAAAAGCTGCTGCAAATTGTCGGCTTACCGCCCCATTTTGACAGTTTGATATTACGTCATCAGCAGCAACAGCTGGCGATTTTGGGCCATGCAGCCCCCGAAAGTTTCTGGCAATGGCAAAAGCCGCTGGGAGAAGGGGCGCAATCTTTTACTTTGCTGGGTTATGCCACCCCTGTTTGGCGCGATTTACCGTGGTTTAGCGCCCTGCTGCTGTCGCTGATATCTGCCGTAGCCTTATACAGTTGGCACCGCTGGCAACAATTGGCGCAATACCGCTTACATGCCGAACAGCGCGCTAAATTTGCCGATCAAGCCAGACTTAATGCCATGGGAGAAATTGCAACTGGCATCGCCCATGAATTAAATCAACCACTTACCGCTACATTGACCTACAATCAAACAGCATTACGGCTGTTGCCGCCACAGGATGAAAAAGTGACTCCGTTGCTGGTGGCCTCTGTCGAACAAATCAAACGCATTGCTGCATTATTGGACAGACTGCGCGCCCTACTCAGCCGTGGGCAAATAAATTTACAACCGCTAGTCGTCGGCGATATCTGGCGGCGAGTGACCGTGTTGTTGAGTCAGGAAATAAGCGCGGCGAATGTCAAAATCCTAAACACTATTCCCACGAATTTGCCCACACTCCAGAGTGACCCCCTGTGGCTGGAGCAGGTTTTTCACAATTTACTCAGTAATGCCATTCACGCCCTCCAACAGACGGCCAACCCGACCATCCGCTTTACAATATATACTGAAGCTAAACAATGGGTTATTAAGATTGAGGATAACGGGCCAGGGCTGAGTCATCAGCAGTTAGATAACCTTTTCACCCCCTTTTACACCACTCGAGAGAGTGGGCTGGGGTTAGGGCTGACCTTGTGTGAAACATTGGTACAGCGTATGGGCGGTGAGATAAAAGCAAGCAACAGTGAATATAGTGGGGCCTGCTTTACCCTGACTTTTCCTCTGATTGCCGGGAGCATAGATGACAAAACACATTTATCTGATTGA
- a CDS encoding response regulator transcription factor, translating into MTKHIYLIDDDEGVRAALSALLTTMGWEVKAFSHGQTFLDTLVVTQPSCVLLDIRMPGKSGMTILETIQERDDTLPVIIMTGHSNVELCRRAFKGGALEFLTKPIDADVLIETISMALEQHEQAMQAHQQQASYQQLLKQLSAREWEVATLIIQGETSKQIAHILSISPRTVEAHRANIFAKLEVNSLASLIHYYGQLIVSHA; encoded by the coding sequence ATGACAAAACACATTTATCTGATTGATGACGATGAGGGTGTTCGTGCCGCGTTGAGCGCATTACTCACGACCATGGGCTGGGAGGTTAAAGCATTCAGTCACGGCCAAACCTTCCTCGATACCTTGGTCGTGACTCAGCCCAGCTGTGTGCTACTGGATATTCGCATGCCGGGTAAAAGTGGGATGACGATATTAGAAACCATTCAAGAGCGTGATGACACCCTCCCGGTCATCATTATGACGGGGCACAGTAATGTTGAATTATGTCGCCGCGCTTTTAAAGGCGGCGCACTGGAGTTTTTGACCAAGCCGATTGATGCCGATGTATTGATTGAAACCATCAGTATGGCGCTGGAACAGCATGAACAGGCGATGCAAGCCCATCAACAGCAAGCAAGTTATCAACAGTTACTCAAGCAACTCTCTGCTCGTGAGTGGGAAGTTGCCACCCTGATTATTCAAGGGGAAACCAGTAAACAGATCGCCCATATTTTGTCGATTTCTCCGCGCACCGTCGAGGCCCACCGCGCGAATATCTTTGCCAAATTAGAGGTCAATTCGCTGGCATCACTTATTCATTACTATGGCCAGTTAATCGTCAGTCATGCTTAA
- a CDS encoding GlcG/HbpS family heme-binding protein translates to MIKPIALTSALFIGLITQASAAGLNTERNISQALATDLASRTLATCQADGYNVSVTVVDRAGIIKTVLRGDNAGPHTVKASEQKAFTALSTKTPSGQVMENSQKNPAANNLKDIPGFLLLGGGVPVKAGDEVVGAVGVAGAPGGHLDAQCATKALEQISAQLKA, encoded by the coding sequence ATGATCAAGCCTATTGCCCTGACCTCCGCCTTATTCATCGGCCTGATAACTCAAGCCTCTGCTGCGGGTCTGAATACTGAACGCAATATCTCACAGGCTCTGGCCACCGATTTAGCCAGCCGTACCCTCGCCACTTGCCAGGCTGATGGCTATAACGTCTCAGTCACTGTCGTTGATCGCGCGGGCATCATCAAAACGGTGCTACGCGGGGATAACGCCGGGCCACACACGGTAAAAGCCAGTGAGCAAAAAGCCTTTACTGCACTGTCGACCAAAACCCCGAGTGGGCAAGTGATGGAAAACAGTCAGAAAAACCCTGCGGCCAATAACTTGAAAGATATTCCGGGTTTCTTGCTGCTCGGTGGCGGAGTGCCGGTTAAAGCTGGGGATGAAGTGGTCGGTGCGGTCGGGGTTGCTGGCGCGCCAGGTGGGCATCTGGATGCACAATGTGCCACCAAAGCACTGGAGCAAATCAGCGCGCAGTTGAAAGCATAA
- a CDS encoding NCS2 family permease — MSKPNLDTEQGLLERVFKLKQHGTTARTELIAGITTFLTMVYIVFVNPQILGVAGMDVQAVFVTTCLIAAFGSIFMGLLANLPVALAPAMGLNAFFAFVVVGAMGISWQVGMGAIFWGAIGFLLLTIFRIRYWMIANIPLSLRVGITSGIGLFIAMMGLKNAGIVVANPDTLVTVGNLTSHSVLLGALGFFIIAVLASRNIHAAVLVSIVVTTLIGWALGDVHYTGIFSMPPSVTSVVGQVDLAGALNISMAGIIFSFMLVNLFDSSGTLIGVTDKAGLTDHKGKFPRMKQALYVDSISSVAGAFIGTSSVTAYIESSSGVSVGGRTGLTAVVVGILFLLVMFVSPLAGMVPAYAAAGALIYVGVLMTSSLSRVKWDDLTEAVPAFVTAVMMPFSFSITEGIALGFISYCVMKLGTGRWREISPCVVVVALLFVLKIVFVDH; from the coding sequence ATGAGTAAACCAAACCTTGATACTGAGCAGGGGCTGCTCGAACGTGTTTTTAAACTGAAACAACACGGCACCACCGCCCGTACTGAGCTAATTGCGGGTATCACCACCTTCCTGACCATGGTCTATATCGTGTTTGTTAACCCACAGATTTTAGGGGTTGCGGGCATGGATGTGCAGGCGGTGTTTGTCACCACCTGTTTGATTGCTGCTTTCGGCAGCATCTTTATGGGGCTATTGGCAAATTTACCGGTCGCTCTGGCACCGGCGATGGGGCTTAATGCTTTCTTCGCTTTTGTGGTGGTTGGCGCGATGGGTATTTCATGGCAAGTCGGTATGGGCGCTATTTTCTGGGGCGCAATCGGTTTCCTTTTGCTTACTATTTTCCGTATCCGTTATTGGATGATTGCCAATATCCCACTGAGTTTACGCGTCGGGATAACCAGTGGTATCGGCTTATTTATTGCGATGATGGGGCTGAAAAATGCCGGCATCGTGGTCGCTAATCCGGACACCTTGGTGACGGTGGGTAATCTGACCTCCCACAGTGTGCTGCTGGGGGCGCTGGGCTTCTTTATTATTGCGGTGCTAGCATCTCGCAATATTCATGCTGCGGTGCTGGTTTCTATTGTGGTGACGACCTTAATTGGTTGGGCGCTGGGTGATGTACATTATACTGGGATTTTCTCCATGCCGCCGAGTGTGACCTCGGTTGTTGGGCAGGTTGATTTAGCCGGTGCGCTGAATATTAGTATGGCGGGAATTATTTTCTCCTTCATGCTAGTTAACCTGTTTGATTCATCCGGGACATTGATTGGTGTGACGGATAAGGCCGGTTTGACTGACCATAAAGGCAAGTTCCCGCGCATGAAACAGGCGCTGTATGTGGACAGCATTAGCTCGGTTGCTGGTGCCTTTATCGGCACGTCGTCAGTCACCGCTTATATTGAAAGCTCCTCGGGTGTGTCTGTTGGTGGCCGCACGGGTTTAACCGCAGTGGTGGTCGGGATTCTATTCCTGTTGGTGATGTTTGTGTCTCCGCTGGCTGGCATGGTGCCTGCCTATGCTGCCGCCGGTGCGCTGATTTATGTCGGCGTGCTGATGACATCCAGCTTGTCCCGGGTGAAATGGGATGATTTGACCGAAGCCGTTCCAGCATTTGTCACCGCGGTGATGATGCCATTCAGCTTCTCAATCACTGAAGGGATTGCGCTGGGCTTCATCTCTTATTGTGTCATGAAATTGGGTACCGGCCGCTGGCGTGAAATCAGCCCATGTGTGGTGGTGGTGGCGCTCTTGTTTGTGCTGAAAATTGTTTTTGTTGATCACTGA
- the yieH gene encoding 6-phosphogluconate phosphatase, with product MNQIECVMFDCDGTLVDSEVLCCQAYVVMFAHYDIHLSLEEVIKRFKGVKLNEIVALVSQENGLDEPIEKLEKLYRAEVARLFDAELQPIAGAKALLEQITLPVCVVSNGPVSKMQHSLGLTNLLPFFEDKLYSGYDIQRWKPDPALIYHAAQEMQVAAERCILVEDSAAGTHAGVAAGIPVFYYCADPHNQPIHHPLVTMFDDMQQLPELWRARGWNITRNA from the coding sequence GTGAACCAGATTGAATGTGTCATGTTCGATTGTGATGGAACCTTGGTCGACAGTGAAGTTCTGTGTTGTCAGGCTTATGTTGTGATGTTTGCCCATTATGATATTCACTTGTCGCTGGAAGAGGTGATTAAGCGTTTTAAGGGCGTGAAACTCAATGAAATTGTCGCGCTGGTAAGCCAAGAAAACGGCCTGGATGAACCCATCGAAAAGCTGGAGAAACTTTACCGCGCCGAAGTTGCCCGCTTATTTGACGCCGAATTACAGCCTATCGCTGGCGCAAAAGCGCTATTAGAGCAAATCACCCTGCCAGTGTGCGTGGTTTCCAATGGACCGGTGAGTAAAATGCAACACTCTCTCGGCCTGACCAACTTACTGCCCTTCTTTGAAGACAAACTGTATAGCGGCTACGACATCCAACGTTGGAAGCCCGATCCGGCGCTAATTTATCATGCGGCGCAAGAGATGCAGGTCGCCGCCGAGCGCTGCATCTTGGTTGAAGACTCCGCAGCCGGAACACATGCGGGGGTCGCGGCGGGTATTCCGGTGTTTTACTATTGCGCCGATCCGCATAATCAGCCAATCCACCACCCATTAGTCACCATGTTTGATGATATGCAGCAATTGCCTGAGTTATGGCGCGCCAGAGGCTGGAACATCACTCGCAACGCATGA
- a CDS encoding amino acid ABC transporter permease, with the protein MDFTIIADNWTYLLWGTLPDGPLGGAALTLLISLLAGVASAILGTVLGVVLAMSRGTWAGILAAVLGFFRAIPVIMLIFWTYFLLPMVFGVDIPEITTVVCALALIAAAYLAHAVKAGIVAIGAGQWQAGLSLGFNRWQVLLFVILPQALRIMVPSFINQWISLIKDTSLAYIVGVNELTFLATQVNNRSMVYPMEVFLFVALVYFVLCLTLDLLANALNRRFSPPTCYS; encoded by the coding sequence ATGGATTTTACCATTATTGCCGATAACTGGACTTATTTGTTGTGGGGCACGTTGCCTGATGGCCCGTTAGGTGGAGCAGCATTGACGTTGCTGATAAGCCTACTCGCAGGGGTGGCTTCGGCTATTTTAGGCACGGTGCTGGGGGTCGTGCTGGCGATGTCCCGCGGTACTTGGGCGGGAATTTTAGCCGCTGTTTTAGGTTTTTTCCGTGCTATCCCGGTGATTATGCTGATTTTCTGGACATATTTTTTACTGCCAATGGTATTTGGTGTGGATATACCGGAAATCACCACCGTGGTGTGTGCGCTAGCACTGATTGCCGCGGCTTATCTGGCTCACGCGGTGAAAGCAGGAATTGTGGCCATCGGGGCAGGGCAGTGGCAGGCGGGTTTATCACTGGGATTCAATCGTTGGCAGGTTTTATTGTTTGTCATCTTGCCGCAAGCTTTACGCATAATGGTGCCATCCTTTATTAACCAATGGATTTCTTTAATTAAGGATACTTCATTGGCTTATATCGTCGGGGTAAATGAACTGACGTTTTTGGCGACTCAGGTTAACAATCGCAGCATGGTTTACCCGATGGAAGTCTTCCTGTTTGTCGCGTTGGTCTATTTTGTTTTATGTCTGACTCTGGATTTGCTGGCGAATGCGCTTAATCGCCGTTTTAGCCCCCCAACATGCTATTCATAA